The Pseudomonas pergaminensis nucleotide sequence TTCTCGTCGACGATCTCGCCGATCGGCGTGAAGTTGCCGTTGGCCTTGGTCAAGCGCGTGACCTGGTGCGCGGCTTCGCGGGTCAGGGCATCACGCAGCGGTGTGTAGGGGTTGACGAACGAAGCGCCCGGCAAGTGCAGGCCCATGACTTCCATCAGCAATTGGTTGGTGTTGGCGGTGCCGTAGAAGGTGCAGGTACCAGGGCTGTGGTAGGACTTCATCTCCGACTCCAGCAGCTCTTCGCGGGTGGCCTTGCCTTCTGCGTAGCGCTGGCGCACGTCGGCTTTCTGTTTGTTGGAGATACCCGACGGCATTGGGCCGCCCGGTACGAAGATCATCGGCAGGTGGCCGTAGCGCAGCGCGCCCATCATCAGGCCGGGGACGATCTTGTCGCAGATGCCCAGCATCAGCGCGGCGTCGAACATGTTGTGGGACAGCGCTACCGCTGTGGACATGGCAATCACTTCACGGCTGAGCAGGCTCAGCTCCATGCCAGGCTCGCCCTGGGTCACGCCATCGCACATGGCCGGGGTGCCGCCGGCAAACTGGCCGACCGAGCCGACTTCGCGCAGGGCTTTCTTGATCTGCTCGGGGAAGTGTTCGTACGGCTGATGCGCCGAGAGCATGTCGTTATATGAAGAAACAATTGCCACGTTGGCCGCATTCATCATGCGCAGGCTGTTTTTGTCTTCGGTGCCGCAACCGGCCACGCCATGGGCGAAGTTGGCGCATTGCAGCTTGCCGCGCATCGGACCGTCGCTGGCTGCGCCGCGAATGAGCGCAAGGTAAGCCTCGCGGGTGGCGCGGCTGCGGGCGATAAGCCGTTCGGTGACCTCAAGGACGCGGGGATGCATGTGTAGAACTCCAGGCTAACGGATGTGGCGACCTGAGTGTCTATGCTGATCAAACGCCCGCAGCGCATGGGATGGCAGGGAGTCGTTTGGATCATCGGACCAGTTGATTCAGGTCACTCGTTGTAGATTGAACAAAATATTGCCACTAAAAAGGCTTGTTTTCTATTTTTATGCGAATAATCTTGTAATTCTTACAACAAATCGACGACAGGCACTTTCCAATGACTCTTCGTATCGCAATCAATGGTTTTGGCCGTATCGGCCGTAATGTCCTGCGCGCACTGTATACCCAAGGCTACCGCCAGGATTTGCAGATCGTCGCCATCAACGATCTGGGCGACAGTTCGATCAACGCCCACCTGCTCAAATACGACACCGTGCATGGCACTTTCGAAGCAGAGGTCGCCCACGATCAGGAAAGCCTGACCGTCAATGGCGACCGGATTGCCGTCAGTGCCATTCGCAACCCCGCCGACCTGCCGTGGGCTGCACACAAGATCGACGTGGTGTTCGAATGCACCGGCCTGTTCACCGACCGTGACAAGGCTGCCGCCCATATTACCGCTGGCGCGCGCAAGGTGATCATCTCGGCCCCGGCCAAGGGCGCGGACGCCACTGTGGTTTATGGCGTAAACCATGACATTTTGCGTCAGTCCCACCAGATCATCTCCAACGCCTCGTGCACCACCAACTGCCTGGCGCCGGTCGCCCAGGTGCTGCACCGCGAGCTGGGTATCGAAAGCGGCCTGATGACCACGATTCACGCCTACACCAACGACCAGAACCTGACCGACGTCTACCACACCGACCCGTACCGCGCGCGTTCGGCCACCCAGAACATGATCCCGAGCAAGACTGGCGCCGCCGAAGCGGTAGGCCTGGTGCTGCCGGAATTGGCGGGCAAGCTGACCGGCATGGCCGTGCGTGTGCCGGTGATCAACGTGTCGCTGGTTGACCTCACCGTACAATTGAAGAAAGAAGCCACTGCCGAAGAAGTCAACGCGCTGCTCAAAGAAGCCAGCCAGCACTCGAAGATCCTCGGCTACAACACCCTGCCGCTGGTTTCCAGTGACTTCAACCACAACCCGCTGTCGTCGATCTTCGACGCCAATCACACCAAGGTCAGCGGCAAGTTGCTCAAAGTGCTGGCCTGGTACGACAACGAGTGGGGCTTCTCCAACCGCATGCTGGATAACTGCCTGGCGCTGTGCAACGCCGAGTAATCCAGTGGGAGTAGGCTTGTGTGGGAGCGGGCTTGCTCGCGAATACAGACGCCTCGGTTCATCTGAATACCGAGGTGATGCATTCGCGAGCAAGCTCGCTCCCACATTTGTCCTGTGCAAAACCGCTCAAAGTGCCACTTGCCATTTGAGTTGATGATAAGCATTATCATTAACTGCAAATCGGTCTGGTACCACTGTGAGCCAATCTCGCTTCAACCACGTCTTTCTCACCCAACGGGTGATTCTGCTTCGCACCTTGCAGCGGATGGTGAATAACCACAGCACCGCCGAAGACCTGTTGCAGGAAACCTACCTGCGCGTCACCCGGGCCCTCAGTGAGCGGCCGATCGATCACCTCGAACCCTTCGTCTATCAAACCGCGCGCAACCTCGCGCTGGATCATCTGCGTGCACGTCGGATCCAGGCCCGCATGCTGCAGGAAGATGTCCCGCTGGACGTCCTGCAAAGCGTCGCCGCGCCGATCAGCACGCCCGAAGATGCCACCCAGGCCGAGCAGATGCTTGAAGCCCTCAGCGTCAGCCTTGGCCAGTTGAGCGCCCGCCAACAGCAGATTTTCATCCTCAGCCGCCTGCATGATTGCAGTTACCAGGAGATCGCCGATCAGCTCCAAGTGTCCTTGAGCACCGTGCAAAAGGAACTGAAATTGATCATGGCCATCTGTGTAGGTGTGGCCGAACGGCTGGATCGGCCTTAAGCTTCACTCGACAGAATCGTCGACCCAAGCTGCAGGAAAGTTGAATAGAACGTGGCGAAGACCCGAGGAACACCGTGACGGACCCGAATAAACTGCGCCCCCATGAGCTGGCTCATGAGGTGTTGCAAGACACGGCTATGGACCAAGCCCTCGACTGGCTGATCGCCTTGCAGTGCCCGCAGCCCGGGCAGCAGGCCGAATTCGAAGCCTGGCTGGCCAGCGACCCCGCCCACGTCCACGCCTTCGGCAAGGCCCAGGCTGCCTGGGGTGGCGCGCCGGTGTACAGCGCCGCCGTCGCACTGGCGGCGCCGCGCAAACCCAGCGCCTGGCGCCGGATCAAGCCGCACTGGAAGCCACTGGCCACCGCCGCCGTGTTGTTGATCGGCCTGTTCAGCTTCAGCAATTTGCCGGTACGCCTGCAAGCCGACCACCTTACCGTGGTGGGCGAACGCCAGCGCCTGCAATTGGACGACGGCTCCAAGGTGTTGCTCAACACCAACTCGGCGTTTTCCAGCAGCATCAAGGACCACCAGCGTATCGCCCGCCTGTATCAGGGCGAGGCGTTTTTCGAAATCGTGCCCAACCATGGCCTGCCCCTGGAAATCGACGCCGGCCCCGTGCGCGCCAACGTGCGTGATACCGCGTTCGCCGTGCGCTACCTCAATGGCGAAGCGCAGGTGCAAGTTCAGCGCGGCGATGTCGACCTGAGCAACACCTTCGATGATGCCCGCGTGCGCCTGCGCGCCGGTGAAAGTATCCGCATCGGGCCCAAGGGCTTCGGCCAACCCGCCAAGCTGGACGCCAACAAGGACCTGGCCTGGGTGCAGGGCCGGCTGATCTTCGAAAACTGCCCCATGAGCGAAGTGCTTGCCGAACTGCGCCGCTATTACCCTGGCTGGATCGTCAACACCAACGATCAACTCGCCAGCGTCGCCGTCACGGGCAATTACCGCATCGACCAGCCGCTGGACGTGGTGCGTTCACTGGCGCACATCACCTCGGCCAAGCTGTCGGAATACCCGGCGCTGGTGATCCTGAACTAAATGAGAATTATTTTTACTCGATAGCCAACGATGGTACGTCTCGTCTTAGCCAATGCAACTGATTCCTATTTGTTTCAGTTCGCAACTATAAGATTCGTACCCCGGAGCGCTCTCGATGTCCTCTTGTTTCAACCGCCGGTCCTCTTCGCCCGTCCTGTCCTTGCTGACTGCAGCCATCCTGCTGGCCGGTGCGCCAGTGATGACGGCCACCGCCGCAGAACCCGCCCCGCGCAGCCACGGCAACTACAACTTCAGTATCGAGCAGCAGTCGCTGGTCTCGGCACTCAATGCCTTTACCGCCGTGACCGGTTGGCAAGTCGGCCTGCCCGCTGAGTTGGGCCAGGGTGTGTCGTCCCCAGGCGTACGCGGCCCGTTGTCGCCGGAAAAAGCCCTGGACCGGCTGTTGGTGGGGACCAACCTGAGCTACCGCAAACTGGGCAGCAACAACATCGTGCTGGAGAAACGCGCAACGGGCGGCACCCTCAACTTGCAACAGGTGACCATCAGCGCTACCCGTAACGAGCAAAACATCAGCAGCGTGCCCAGCACCGTGACCGTGCAGGAACGCGAGGAGCTGGACCGCCAGAACGTGAATACCATTCGTGAACTGGTGCGTTATGAACCCAACGTCTCGGTCGGCGGTGCGGGTGGCCGCTCAAGCAATTCGGGCTACAACATTCGCGGCATCGACGGCGACCGCATCCTCACCCAGGTGGATGGTGTGGAAGTGCCGGACAACTTCTTCAACGGCCCCTACGCCAAGACCCGCCGCAACTACGTCGACCCGGAAATCGTCAAGCGCGTGGAAATCCTGCGCGGCCCGGCCTCGGCCCTGTACGGCAGCAGCGCCATCGGCGGCGCCGTCAGTTATTTCACCCTCGACCCGGATGACATCATCAAGCCCGGCAAGGACGTTGGCGCGCGCCTCAAGACCGGCTACAGCTCCGCCGACGAAAGCTGGCTGACCTCCGGCACCGTCGCCGGCCGCGTGCAGGACTTCGACGGTTTGCTGCACTTGAGCCAGCGCAATGGCCATGAGATGGAATCCTACGATGGCAACAACGCCACGGGCCTGGCGCGCACCGGCGCCAACCCCGAGGACGCGCGCACCACCAACGTGCTGGCCAAGCTGGGCTGGAACTACGGTGACGACAATCGACTGGGCCTGACGTACGAGAAGTTCAAGGATGATCGCGACGTCAATCTCAAGAATGCCGTGGGTGGTCCGTTCACCGGTGGGCGCGGTTTCAACTTCTACCGTGCGCGGTCGGGCAACGACACCATCACCCGCGAGCGTTTCGGCATCGAAAACCGCTTCGCCCTTGACTCGCCGATTGCCGACCAGATCAAGACCAGCCTCAACTACCAGATCGCCAAGACCGACCAGTCCACCGCCGAAATCTACCAGCCATCCCGCCGCGTCCTGCGCACCCGCGAAACCCTCTACGAGGAAAAACAGTGGGTGTTCGACGCACAGCTGGACAAGGCGTTCAGCGTGGGCGACACCGATCACCAAGTCACCTACGGCACCACCCTGAAACAACAGAAAGTCACCGGCTCCCGCGAAGGCGGCGCTACCTGCCTGGCGGTCGGCAGCGGTTGCACGGCCATCGGCGCGCCCAGCCCGATTGCCAGCGACAGCGTGAAAAAGGCCAGTGACTTCCCGGACCCGACCATCAACACCTACTCGCTGTTCGCACAAGACCAGATCACCTGGGACAAGTGGACCTTCCTGCCCGCTGTGCGCTACGACTACACCCAGCTCAAGCCCAAGTTGACTGAAGAGTTCCTCAACACGGTTGACCCGACGCGGATCTACGCCCACAGCGACAAGGAAAAAACCTGGCACCGCGTGACGCCAAAATTCGGCCTGACCTACGCACTGACCGATCACTACACCTGGTTCGGCCAATACGCTGAAGGCTTCCGCACACCGTCGGCCAAGGCCTTGTACGGCCGTTTTGAAAACCTGCAGCAGGGCTACACCGTCGAGCCCAACCCAGACCTCAAGCCGGAAAGCAGCAAGGGCGTGGAAACCGGGATTCGCGGCAACTTCGATTCCGGTTCGTTTGATATCGCTGTGTTCTACAACAAATACCGCGACTTCATCGACGAGGACGCCTCCGTCGCCGGCGGCACCTCACAGCAATTCGAAGCCAATAACATCAAGCACGCCACCATCAAAGGGATAGAAGCCAAAGGGCGCCTGAACCTTGATGCCTTCGGCGCACCGCAAGGCCTGTACACCCAGGGTTCGGTCGGCTACACCTATGGCCGCAACGACGACAATGGCGAGGCGCTCAACAGCGTCAACCCGCTCAAGGGCGTATTCGGCCTGGGCTACGACCAGGACAACTACGGCGGCCTGCTGAGCTGGACCCTGGTGAAAAAGCAGAACCGCGTCGACAGCACCACCTTCCACGCGCCTGACGGCAGCACTACCGGCCCGTTCAAGACCCCAGGCTTCGGCGTGCTTGACCTGACCGCCTTCTACAAGGTCACCAACGACGTGAGCGTCAATGGCGGCCTCTACAACCTCACCGACAAGAAGTACTGGAACTGGGATGACGTGCGCAGCTACGACGGCGTCGGCGAAGCCGGTGTGACCTCCCCGGCCAACCTCGACCGCCTGACCCAGCCGGGTCGCAACTTTGCGATCAACGTGATCTGGGACATCTGATGAAACCCGCCTCACCCCGGCGCCTTTATTCAACGTCGGGGTGAGGATTTTTTACTGTGCCGCGTCTTCTTGTTCGTCTAGTTGATAACAGCTCTCTTTCGGGCACCAAGGCGCTTCCCTTCTCAAGGACTTTTTTCATGACCGCTTCCCCAACCGCAGAACGTGCAAGCCTGCGCTCCCAGCGCCTGAACCAGATCACCAACGAGCCACATACCAAGCTCGACGCACTGGTCAAGGCCCACGCCCCGTTTGAAACCCAGGCCAACTTCGCCCGCTTCGTCGTGGCGCAGTATCTGTTCCAGTCGGAACTGGTAGCCCTGTACAACGACCCCGAGCTGATCAAGATCGTGCCGGACCTGGCCGAGCGCTGCCGAGCCGAAGCCGCCAAGCTGGACCTGGGCGACCTGGACACCGAGGTACCGGCACCGGTCGCCGGCGCCGTGAAGAACCCGAGCAAGGCCGAAGCCCTGGGCTGGCTGTTTGTCTCCGAAGGCTCCAAGCTGGGCGCCGCGTTCCTGATCAAGCGCGCCGTCGGCCTGGGCCTGAGCGAAACCTTCGGTGCCCGTCACCTGGGTGAGCCGGCCGGTGGTCGTGCCGAAGGCTGGAAAAGCTTTACTCGTACCCTCGACGCCCTGGAATTCAGCGCCGAAGAAGAAGCCGCGGTGGAAAAAGGCGCGATCGACGCGTTTGTGCGCTTCACCGTGCTGCTGGAACAGGCGTACGCTAGCGCCCCTGAACTGGCCTGACCCTTGGCTGGAATGCGATAAAAATATGGAAGCGGGCTTGCTGTGGTGAGCAGGCTTGCCCTGCGCTGGGCTGCGAAGCAGCCCCTTGGGTCGGCGGTGAGCCCGTCGGGGGACAAGCCCCACTCACCACAGCAAGCCCGCTCCCACATTTAGATCTCATTTCATATTGATTCTCTGTGATATCTCTACCTATGACCGGCAAAACCCAATCCACCTCGAAAATCGCCCGGATCCTCTTCGGCCTGCTGGCCTACGTCAGCCTGGGCATCGGGCTGGTGGCGATTGTCGTGCCGGGTTTGCCCACCACCGAATTCATCCTGCTCGCCGCGTGGGCCGCCACCAAAAGCTCTCCGCGCCTGAGTGCCTGGCTGGAAAACCACCGGCTGTTCGGGCCGATCCTGTTCAATTGGCGCAACGGCAAGATCATCGCCCGCCGGGCCAAGGTCAGCGCCACCGTGAGCATGCTGCTGTGCGCCCTGTTGATGCTGGTGATGCTCGATCATGGCTGGCCGATCTACCTGGCGATTGCCGGGATGAGCCTGGGCAATCTGTGGATCTGGTCACGCCCGGAACGGCTTGCAGCGCCCGTATAACGTAGCGTGTAGGGTTTTTCCTACCGCTCATCGCCTCTCTCTCATGAATTGAATCATGACGCCGATGTTTCAGACATAGCGCTGAATGGACTTGGCCTGCACTGCGTGCCTTCAAACAAGTCCATTCGTGAGTGAACCTATGTTCGACACCCTCTCCATTCGCTTGAAAATCGTGTTGCTGTCGGGCCTTTGCCTGTTGGGGGTGATCGCGCTGGTCGTCGGCATCAACCTCTACAACACCAACCAGAACGATCAACTGGTCAGCGACTCCAGCTCGCGCATGCTCACCGCCAGCGTGGAACAACTGCTGCAGGCCAAGGCCGCCGAGCAAGCGGTGCACTTGCAGAAAACCTTTGGAGACAGCCTGCTGGCCGTGACCGCCCTGGCCGATCAGATCAAGGACCTGCGCAACTTGGCCGCCCAGCGCGGACTGGAGCCTGGCGCACTGCGCGAAGCACTTAACCAGAGCCTGAAAACTGCCTTCGAACGCAACAGCAAAGTGCTGGGCATGTGGTTGTCATTCGAGCCCAATGGCCTGGACGGCAAGGACAGCGAATTCATCGACGACAAGGCTCGCGTCTCCAACGAAAAGGGGCGGTTCTCCAGCTACTGGAGCCGTGCAGGCGGCGAAGGCTTGAACACCATCATGGTCGAGGACGACCTGACCAAGACCACCCTCAACCTCAGCGGTACGCCCTACAACATCTGGTACACCTGCCCACGCGACACCCGCAACACTTGCCTGCTGGACCCATACGAAGACACCGTGGCCGGCAAACCCGTGTTGATGACCACCATCTCCCTGCCGCTGATCGTGGACGCGAAGGTCATTGGCGTGGTGGGCGTCGACATCGCCCTCAACGCCTTACAGGCCAGCACCGACGCGGCACAGAAAGACGTGTTCAATGGCGCCGCGCACCTGGAAATACTCTCCAGCACCGGTTTGATTGCCGCCTACAGTGGCGAGCCGGCCAAGGTCGGCAAGAACCTGATCGACACCCTCGGTGCCGAAGGCAAGGAAATCGTGCAACTGCTGGCGAGCGACAACCGCATGATCCGCGAGCAGAACGGCACCATTCGCGCGGTGTACCCGGTGAAGCCGATCGCCGATGCCAAATCCTGGGGCGTGGTGATCAAGCTGCCAAAAGCGGTGATGCTCGCCGACAACGTCAAACTGCAAGCGGTACTCGATGACGCTCAGGCAGCCGGCACCCTCAAGGCGCTGCTGGTGGCCGCCGCCGCCGGCTTGCTGGGCTTGCTGCTGATCTGGCTGACTGCCACGGGTGTCACCCGCCCAATCAACAGCGTGGCGGCCATGCTCAAGGACATCGCCAGCGGTGACGGCGACCTCACCCAACGCCTGGCCTATGCCAAGAAGGATGAACTGGGCGAGTTGGTGAACTGGTTCAACCGCTTCCTCGACAAACTGCAACCGACCATCGCGCAGATCAAGCAAAGCATCACTGAAGCCCGTGGCACCGCTGACCAGTCCTCCGCCATCGCCCGCCAGACCAGCGAAGGCATGCAGGTGCAGTTCCGCGAAATCGACCAGGTGGCCACCGCGTCGAACGAAATGAGCGCCACTGCCCACGACGTGGCCAACAGCGCCTCGAATGCCGCCAGCGCGGCACGCGGTGCCGATCAGTCGGCGCGTGAGGGCATGTCGATCATTGAGCAGAGCACTCGCGATATCACCTCCCTGGCCGAGGAAGTCAGCAAGGCCGTGGGCGAAGTCGAAGCCTTGGCGGTCAACAGCGAACAGATCGGTTCAGTGCTAGAAGTGATCCGCAGCATTGCCGAGCAGACCAACCTGCTGGCCCTCAACGCCGCCATTGAAGCGGCGCGCGCCGGGGAAAGTGGCCGTGGGTTTGCGGTGGTGGCCGACGAGGTGCGCAACCTGGCCAAGCGCACCCAGGATTCGGTGGAAGAGATCCGCTTGGTGATCGAACGGATCCAGAGTGGCACCCGTGGCGTGGTCGCCACCATGCACTCGAGCCAGCATCAGGCGCAGAGCAATGCGGGGCAGATCCATCAAGCCGTGCAGGCCTTGGGCAAGATCAGTGACGCGGTCACCGTGATCAGCGACATGAACCTGCAGATCGCCAGCGCCGCCGAACAACAGAGCGCCGTGGCCGAAGAGGTCAACCGCAACGTTTCGGCGATCCGCACCGTGACCGAGACCCTCACCGGCCAGGCCACCGAGTCGGCGGCCATCAGCAGCCAACTCAATGCATTGGCCAGCCAGCAAATGAAGTTGATGGATCAGTTCAGGGTCTGACAGCTTGCACAAAACCCTGTGGGAGCCGGCTTGCCGGCGATGGCAGCCTTGAAATTGATGCAACTCTCAAGGGCCTCATCGCCGGCAAGCCGGCTCCTACCATTAGAGACCAGTCCAAGCCTGGACAAACGCCGCCACATCCTCTTTAGCCGCGGTACGCGGCGGGTTCTGCGGCGTGCCCAGGTAAAGGAAGCCAATCACTTCCTCATCCGCCGTCAGCCCCAGGCCTTTGGCGACATGGGCCGAGTAGGACAATTCGCCCGTGCGCCACACCGCGCCAATCCCCTGGGCATACGCCGCCAGCAGGATGCCGTGGGCGGCGCAGGCGGCGGCCAGCAGTTGCTCGGACTTCGGCACCTTGAAATGTTCCTGCAACCGGGCAATCACCACCACCACCAACGGCGCGCGCAACGGGCCGTTCTGGGCCTTGTCGATGGCGGCTTGCGGGGCATCGGCGTCCTGCAG carries:
- a CDS encoding NAD(P)H nitroreductase; this translates as MQALDALLNRVSVPRLLEPAPTQEQRDVLFAAAMRAPDHGQLRPWRFLTVEGAAREQMGTLLAEAARLQDADAPQAAIDKAQNGPLRAPLVVVVIARLQEHFKVPKSEQLLAAACAAHGILLAAYAQGIGAVWRTGELSYSAHVAKGLGLTADEEVIGFLYLGTPQNPPRTAAKEDVAAFVQAWTGL
- the gap gene encoding type I glyceraldehyde-3-phosphate dehydrogenase — protein: MTLRIAINGFGRIGRNVLRALYTQGYRQDLQIVAINDLGDSSINAHLLKYDTVHGTFEAEVAHDQESLTVNGDRIAVSAIRNPADLPWAAHKIDVVFECTGLFTDRDKAAAHITAGARKVIISAPAKGADATVVYGVNHDILRQSHQIISNASCTTNCLAPVAQVLHRELGIESGLMTTIHAYTNDQNLTDVYHTDPYRARSATQNMIPSKTGAAEAVGLVLPELAGKLTGMAVRVPVINVSLVDLTVQLKKEATAEEVNALLKEASQHSKILGYNTLPLVSSDFNHNPLSSIFDANHTKVSGKLLKVLAWYDNEWGFSNRMLDNCLALCNAE
- a CDS encoding RNA polymerase sigma factor; amino-acid sequence: MSQSRFNHVFLTQRVILLRTLQRMVNNHSTAEDLLQETYLRVTRALSERPIDHLEPFVYQTARNLALDHLRARRIQARMLQEDVPLDVLQSVAAPISTPEDATQAEQMLEALSVSLGQLSARQQQIFILSRLHDCSYQEIADQLQVSLSTVQKELKLIMAICVGVAERLDRP
- a CDS encoding FecR family protein; this translates as MTDPNKLRPHELAHEVLQDTAMDQALDWLIALQCPQPGQQAEFEAWLASDPAHVHAFGKAQAAWGGAPVYSAAVALAAPRKPSAWRRIKPHWKPLATAAVLLIGLFSFSNLPVRLQADHLTVVGERQRLQLDDGSKVLLNTNSAFSSSIKDHQRIARLYQGEAFFEIVPNHGLPLEIDAGPVRANVRDTAFAVRYLNGEAQVQVQRGDVDLSNTFDDARVRLRAGESIRIGPKGFGQPAKLDANKDLAWVQGRLIFENCPMSEVLAELRRYYPGWIVNTNDQLASVAVTGNYRIDQPLDVVRSLAHITSAKLSEYPALVILN
- a CDS encoding YbaN family protein, which produces MTGKTQSTSKIARILFGLLAYVSLGIGLVAIVVPGLPTTEFILLAAWAATKSSPRLSAWLENHRLFGPILFNWRNGKIIARRAKVSATVSMLLCALLMLVMLDHGWPIYLAIAGMSLGNLWIWSRPERLAAPV
- a CDS encoding biliverdin-producing heme oxygenase, whose amino-acid sequence is MTASPTAERASLRSQRLNQITNEPHTKLDALVKAHAPFETQANFARFVVAQYLFQSELVALYNDPELIKIVPDLAERCRAEAAKLDLGDLDTEVPAPVAGAVKNPSKAEALGWLFVSEGSKLGAAFLIKRAVGLGLSETFGARHLGEPAGGRAEGWKSFTRTLDALEFSAEEEAAVEKGAIDAFVRFTVLLEQAYASAPELA
- a CDS encoding TonB-dependent receptor, producing the protein MSSCFNRRSSSPVLSLLTAAILLAGAPVMTATAAEPAPRSHGNYNFSIEQQSLVSALNAFTAVTGWQVGLPAELGQGVSSPGVRGPLSPEKALDRLLVGTNLSYRKLGSNNIVLEKRATGGTLNLQQVTISATRNEQNISSVPSTVTVQEREELDRQNVNTIRELVRYEPNVSVGGAGGRSSNSGYNIRGIDGDRILTQVDGVEVPDNFFNGPYAKTRRNYVDPEIVKRVEILRGPASALYGSSAIGGAVSYFTLDPDDIIKPGKDVGARLKTGYSSADESWLTSGTVAGRVQDFDGLLHLSQRNGHEMESYDGNNATGLARTGANPEDARTTNVLAKLGWNYGDDNRLGLTYEKFKDDRDVNLKNAVGGPFTGGRGFNFYRARSGNDTITRERFGIENRFALDSPIADQIKTSLNYQIAKTDQSTAEIYQPSRRVLRTRETLYEEKQWVFDAQLDKAFSVGDTDHQVTYGTTLKQQKVTGSREGGATCLAVGSGCTAIGAPSPIASDSVKKASDFPDPTINTYSLFAQDQITWDKWTFLPAVRYDYTQLKPKLTEEFLNTVDPTRIYAHSDKEKTWHRVTPKFGLTYALTDHYTWFGQYAEGFRTPSAKALYGRFENLQQGYTVEPNPDLKPESSKGVETGIRGNFDSGSFDIAVFYNKYRDFIDEDASVAGGTSQQFEANNIKHATIKGIEAKGRLNLDAFGAPQGLYTQGSVGYTYGRNDDNGEALNSVNPLKGVFGLGYDQDNYGGLLSWTLVKKQNRVDSTTFHAPDGSTTGPFKTPGFGVLDLTAFYKVTNDVSVNGGLYNLTDKKYWNWDDVRSYDGVGEAGVTSPANLDRLTQPGRNFAINVIWDI
- a CDS encoding methyl-accepting chemotaxis protein, which codes for MFDTLSIRLKIVLLSGLCLLGVIALVVGINLYNTNQNDQLVSDSSSRMLTASVEQLLQAKAAEQAVHLQKTFGDSLLAVTALADQIKDLRNLAAQRGLEPGALREALNQSLKTAFERNSKVLGMWLSFEPNGLDGKDSEFIDDKARVSNEKGRFSSYWSRAGGEGLNTIMVEDDLTKTTLNLSGTPYNIWYTCPRDTRNTCLLDPYEDTVAGKPVLMTTISLPLIVDAKVIGVVGVDIALNALQASTDAAQKDVFNGAAHLEILSSTGLIAAYSGEPAKVGKNLIDTLGAEGKEIVQLLASDNRMIREQNGTIRAVYPVKPIADAKSWGVVIKLPKAVMLADNVKLQAVLDDAQAAGTLKALLVAAAAGLLGLLLIWLTATGVTRPINSVAAMLKDIASGDGDLTQRLAYAKKDELGELVNWFNRFLDKLQPTIAQIKQSITEARGTADQSSAIARQTSEGMQVQFREIDQVATASNEMSATAHDVANSASNAASAARGADQSAREGMSIIEQSTRDITSLAEEVSKAVGEVEALAVNSEQIGSVLEVIRSIAEQTNLLALNAAIEAARAGESGRGFAVVADEVRNLAKRTQDSVEEIRLVIERIQSGTRGVVATMHSSQHQAQSNAGQIHQAVQALGKISDAVTVISDMNLQIASAAEQQSAVAEEVNRNVSAIRTVTETLTGQATESAAISSQLNALASQQMKLMDQFRV